The following nucleotide sequence is from Zingiber officinale cultivar Zhangliang chromosome 10A, Zo_v1.1, whole genome shotgun sequence.
TTTGTTTTGTTGTTTGTGACCTTACGCTGCGTCGATATGAGCATTCAAGACTCTGTAACCTCTTTTGGTGGATAACCAAGGGACCTAGTAGAAAGACAGTAGGTGAGATTAATCAGGGATCAAGTTTCACACCAAATCATGCTTCTGATAATGTATTCCTTTCCAGAACAGTGTGGTAAATGGTTTAAAAGGAAATTCTTTATTTCAATCTTTGCAATTCAAGTACATATAACAGATGAAAATTTTCGAATAAGATAACCTCACACAATGCAAAGAACTAGCTCaataactctttttttttctacctTTTTTTCTCTCATTATCTGTGTTTCTGCTAACAATTAATGATGTTCCCAGGCTCCAAGTTGAAAGAAGATTAGCAACAACTGGAACCAGAATTGCAGTATCCAAAATGCAATTCAACAATGGGTAAGCACTAACTGCAATATGTAAACCCCAACCTTAAATCTGAACGTAtatagttttagattttgtgcCAAACCAACTGGTATGGAATCCCAACCCTGTTTATTTCAGTGGTGCCTGAAAACCATCAGACTGATCCATGGATATAGTAGATCAGTTTGTGATGGAATCTGAGCTTCTCTGAGAAGGTCAGAATTTATGGAGCTCACACATGACCATTTTTTGTTCTTTTACTTGGCATTTTTTGGATGTATACCAATTATTGTTCTGATATCTGCCACTGAGCATGAACTTATAAGCTATATTATTCTTTTTAAGGCTTAATTGCACAGAAGCAAAGTCGATTTGCACGTTGCAAAGATTAAGGCTCTCTGATTAATCAGTTTATGAACTCTTTTTTctaattgaaaattaaatataataggtactgatttttttattcatttttaaatacTGGATTAAACCAATTGAACTGACAAATTAGACGTTCAAACTCTGAAAAACTAATGGGGTGTTTGCTTGGGGAGAAATAGAAAGGGAATGGGTCTTTCATCTTGTGTTTTGTAAATTTACTTGCCATTATCCAAGAGAGTTGATATGGTGTTCGACTGGCTGTTCACATCATTCGTCCGTGCTCCTAACAGGTCAGGACATCCGGAAGTGATCCAGACATCCTAAGTGTATTCACTTTGAGACGCCCGGATTCTCTTAGTCGCGGAAGAATGACATAGACGGCGAGTCAGACATCATATCAACTCCTCCTTTATCccgatagaaataaaatataagatagattgatttcattctccttttatttccttgcgaataaataaataaataaggaaaatagaatattttcctaagtttcttttatgttattTCCTATTCCTGAGCAGGTGAACACTGAACACAGGTAAAAGACTAGTCTTTGCCTCAAGGTAAACTGCAAGCAAAAAAGATTGGTCTGACATCAACGTAAATAATTAGTACTGCGccacaaagaaacaaacacaaagcACAAGAACTCTTCAACGACAATCAATTGTTCCTCGGCATGGTAAATTACAACAAGGTGAATTGAAAAGTGAGTTGTAAattttagaactataaaataagaaaagaaaatcgaCTGAGAtacaataaatatttatttacacCATATTCTATGAGTTATAAAGAGTTTTTTTAGTGACTTTAAGTTAGATATCGCTATATAAACGCTCAAACCTCTCACTTGAGAGGTAGTGGGAGTAGTAGACGCTTTATCTATTTTCGCATCTCCGATTTCGTCCTTATACTTACCGCCGGGCTTTCTACTCATTCAGTCTCGACTCCGTCCCGTCTCTACCGGGGTCTGGTGCTCCGCGGTGATGGAAAAGCGATGAGGATCCTGCTTCCTCTTCTCCAGCCATGCCGCCCTCGACGTCGACCTCCTCCGCCTCTTCCGGCTGCTTCGACCTCCACTGCACGGAGGACGCCGGCGAACTCGCCGGTTACCGCGGCGACGCCGGCGACTCCATCTCCGTAGAGGGCGAGGAGGCGGCCGCGGACACGGCTGGTTCAGTTCGCTTCCCCGTCGAGTCGGTCGACCCAGCCGCCCGGCGCGACGCCGTCGACTGGATTCTTAAGGTGCTGCCTCCGGCGCGCTGCGCATCCTAGAACTACCCGCAACGTTTCGCTAACATGCGCCGGGAGTGGGGCTAACGGACGTTTTGGTTTGGTTTCAGGTGCGCGCTTGTTATCGGTTCAGACCACTGACGGCGTACCTCGCCGTTATTTACGTGGATCGTTTCCTTGCTTCTCACCGCTTGCAGGTAGATCGATCTCGATCTAATCGGACGGCCACCAATATTTGTCTTTTATGCTGAATAAATTATTATCTATTAGGCCTGAGTGTGTATTGTTTTTTCTTAAGACATTCGAATTATCGGCGATGATGAAGTAAATACATCTTAATGCTGAATCATTTAACATTCAGGAAAGTGATGGAATTTGTTGTAATTATAAGAGGATTATTTTACAATATGGTTGAATCTAAACTGTGTTGTAGGGTCTTATTGTTTGTTGTATCAAAATGCAGCAAAATGGTTGGGCACTGCAACTTCTATCAGTGGCTTGCCTCTCTCTAGGGGCAAAAATGGAGGAAACACTCGTTCCGACCCTTTTGGACCTGCAGGTGGTTGAGCTCATTAAGACCAGTAATGGTACAGCAGCTTTTGTAACTTATCTGAGCATGAATTGAGTTGGGTTGATTGTGTAGGTTGAGGATGCAAAATTCATCTTCGAGCCTCGTACTGTGCTTCGCATGGAGCTTCTTGTGCTCACTGCATTAGATTGGCAGCTTCAAACTGTATCTCCCTTCAGTTTTGTTGATTTCTTTGCTTGTAAGATTGATTCATCTGGTAAACGAGCAAGAGTCTTGGCTTCGAAGGCCACACAAATCATATTAGCAGCAATGCGAGGTAATAAAATTGGTTTTGGGTGTCATATCGATTTTTAACTGATATAATGCTTAGATCTGAACTCCATGTTGCAACAGAGATTGACACTGCAAGCCATTCCCCGTCGGCTCTTGCTGCAGCTGCTGTAATCTGTGTAATAAATGAGACTCAGGATCTGGCCGTCGTTAATCCTACAATTGCAGCGACATGGTGCATTGGACTTACTGAGGTAACTGATTAGAAA
It contains:
- the LOC122028256 gene encoding cyclin-D1-1-like isoform X1 — protein: MPPSTSTSSASSGCFDLHCTEDAGELAGYRGDAGDSISVEGEEAAADTAGSVRFPVESVDPAARRDAVDWILKVRACYRFRPLTAYLAVIYVDRFLASHRLQQNGWALQLLSVACLSLGAKMEETLVPTLLDLQVEDAKFIFEPRTVLRMELLVLTALDWQLQTVSPFSFVDFFACKIDSSGKRARVLASKATQIILAAMREIDTASHSPSALAAAAVICVINETQDLAVVNPTIAATWCIGLTEERISNCYRIMQQAVVERRLSKSSLILSQQRVPCPSKRDSVLTSSSSSLPTKRRKINKQNRH
- the LOC122028256 gene encoding cyclin-D1-1-like isoform X2, which encodes MPPSTSTSSASSGCFDLHCTEDAGELAGYRGDAGDSISVEGEEAAADTAGSVRFPVESVDPAARRDAVDWILKVRACYRFRPLTAYLAVIYVDRFLASHRLQQNGWALQLLSVACLSLGAKMEETLVPTLLDLQVEDAKFIFEPRTVLRMELLVLTALDWQLQTVSPFSFVDFFACKIDSSGKRARVLASKATQIILAAMREIDTASHSPSALAAAAVICVINETQDLAVVNPTIAATWCIGLTEMISLCLLPWQYLCGGQ